TGCAGGCTATAAAAGATGTGTTAAAAACGACCTATAGTGATGAAGAAAAGATCAATTCTGATGCAGAAATCGCTTTTTCGGAGTTTTTAGTCACTTTAAAAGAGGCTTATGAAAATTTGGACGTAAGTACTTATGATGGTACCGAAAGCCTTTTTAGCTACCTCATGGATAGAGGAATAAAAGTGGTTTTGAATACCGGGTACAATCAAAAAACGGCCCTTTCACTATTGGACAAATTAAATTGGAAAGTAGGTGAGACTGTTGATTTATTAGTTACCGCGGATGACGTAAAAAACAGTCGCCCTGCTCCAGACATGATATTGGTGGCAATGGAGAAATTGGGAGTTTCCGATGCTAGTAAAGTAGCTAAAATCGGGGATTCTGTGGTGGATATAGAAGAAGGAAAAAATGCAGGTTGTGGACTTAACTTAGGAGTTACCACAGGAGCTCAAACCAAAGATCAGTTGATCGATGGAAGGCCTGATTATATCTTAGATTCATTATTAGAGATTAAAGAGATCATCGCTTAAGAAATGAACAGGAGGAGTTTTCTTTAGGCTTCAGGATTGGCGGAAAAACCATTTTTGTTCCGAATCTATCAGAAATCTTTGCTAGAAAACTTAATGCAAAAGTTAGTATTGGGCTAATAACTGACCTGCATCAGGATATCATTCATGATGCCGAAAAAAGACTTCAGCAATTTGCGGACGAAGTCAATAAGAAAAATCCTTCGGCAGTAGTTCAAATGGGAGATTTTGCCTACCCTTCACCTTAGTACAAATCAGTAATTGACCTTTTTAATAATTATTCCACTTGCCTCTTGGATTGCCTCCCAAGAGGCTTTTTTTTACCTAAAAAG
Above is a window of Algoriphagus machipongonensis DNA encoding:
- a CDS encoding phosphonatase-like hydrolase; the protein is MSKKPEIDMIVFDMAGTTVNENNVVYKSLQKAINNLGNNFSLDTVLLHGGGKEKLQAIKDVLKTTYSDEEKINSDAEIAFSEFLVTLKEAYENLDVSTYDGTESLFSYLMDRGIKVVLNTGYNQKTALSLLDKLNWKVGETVDLLVTADDVKNSRPAPDMILVAMEKLGVSDASKVAKIGDSVVDIEEGKNAGCGLNLGVTTGAQTKDQLIDGRPDYILDSLLEIKEIIA